A DNA window from Oryzias latipes chromosome 5, ASM223467v1 contains the following coding sequences:
- the ahcy gene encoding adenosylhomocysteinase, with translation MSEKLPYKVADISLAEWGRKAIDIAENEMPGLMKMRELYGQSKPLKGARIAGCLHMTLQTAVLIETLTALGAEVQWSSCNIFSTQDHAAAAIAKSGIPVYAWKGETDEEYLWCIEQTLHFKDGQPLNMILDDGGDLTNLVHKKYPKLLAGIRGVSEETTTGVHNLYKMLKKGELKIPAINVNDSVTKSKFDNLYGCRESLIDGIKRATDVMIAGKVAVVAGYGDVGKGCVQALRAFGARVIVTEIDPINALQAAMEGYEVTTMDEACKEGNLFVTTTGCEDIIMGHHFESMKDDAIVCNIGHFDCEIDMGWLNKNAAERINVKPQVDRYRLKNGRHVIVLAEGRLVNLGCAMGHPSFVMSNSFTNQVLAQIELWKNTAKYPLGVYFLPKKLDEEVAAAHLDKLGVKLTKLSEKQAKYLGLPKEGPFKPDHYRY, from the exons ATGTCCGAGAAACTTCCCTACAAAGTTG CCGACATCAGCCTGGCTGAATGGGGGCGAAAGGCCATCGACATCGCAGAGAATGAGATGCCCGGCCTTATGAAGATGAGGGAGCTGTACGGGCAGTCCAAGCCTCTGAAGGGCGCCAGAATCGCCGGCTGCCTTCACATGACCCTGCAGACCGCCGTGCTCATCGAGACCCTCACTGCCCTCGGAGCTGAG GTTCAGTGGTCGAGCTGCAACATTTTCTCCACTCAGGATCACGCTGCCGCTGCCATCGCCAAATCTGGCATTCCAG TTTACGCCTGGAAGGGGGAGACGGATGAGGAGTATTTGTGGTGCATCGAGCAAACGCTGCACTTCAAAGACGGTCAGCCCCTCAACATGATCCTGGACGACGGAGGAGACCTCACTAACCTGGTCCACAAGAAGTACCCCAAACTGCTGGCAG GCATCCGTGGAGTGTCGGAGGAGACCACCACCGGCGTCCACAACCTGTACAAGATGCTAAAGAAGGGCGAGCTGAAGATCCCTGCCATCAACGTCAACGACTCCGTCACCAAG AGTAAATTTGACAACCTGTACGGCTGCAGGGAGAGCCTGATCGACGGCATCAAGAGAGCCACGGATGTGATGATTGCGGGTAAAGTGGCGGTGGTGGCGGGTTACGGGGACGTGGGGAAAGGGTGCGTACAGGCGCTGCGGGCGTTTGGTGCCCGTGTCATCGTCACAGAAATCGACCCCATCAATGCCCTGCAGGCTGCGATGGAAG GTTATGAGGTCACCACCATGGATGAGGCTTGTAAAGAAGGAAACCTCTTCGTCACAACCACCGGCTGTGAGGATATCATCATGGGACA CCACTTTGAAAGCATGAAGGACGACGCCATCGTTTGTAACATCGGACACTTTGACTGTGAGATCGACATGGGCTGGCTCAACAAAAACGCCGCCGAGCGCATCAACGTTAAGCCGCAG GTCGATCGCTATCGTCTGAAGAACGGCCGTCACGTCATCGTTCTGGCAGAGGGCAGGCTGGTGAACCTCGGCTGTGCCATGGGACACCCCTCGTTCGTCATGAGCAACTCTTTTACCAACCAG GTGCTGGCTCAGATCGAGTTGTGGAAAAACACAGCAAAGTATCCTCTGGGAGTTTACTTCCTCCCCAAGAAG CTGGATGAGGAGGTTGCAGCCGCCCACCTTGATAAACTGGGAGTGAAGCTCACCAAGCTATCAGAGAAACAGGCCAAGTACCTGGGCCTGCCCAAAGAAGGACCCTTCAAACCGGACCATTATCGCTACTGA